Proteins from one Sabethes cyaneus chromosome 2, idSabCyanKW18_F2, whole genome shotgun sequence genomic window:
- the LOC128736482 gene encoding putative GTP-binding protein 6 — MGNRCGGSVDGACGTGKMAISIEQLSAEVTTTRYKYTDSSKYKDYKGKFKSTNREIAGSTDGADLDEFSLDDAGYDTIANNAMRVQKRLHNEQNVFIIQPYIKWGPKKSSSKSEHQLAEAEALVRSIPKWTVEYTLKVPLESLDKKHLFGVGKLEEIKMCLQNLQTSGTLITCVFVSKGTLYLVQKQILEEHFKLPVMDRYSVVIQILRLHAISTEAKLQVAMAEIPYIWNQMKDQDSISTKSRIYLTESQMHMLSIRERKLKNELASIRSHRDLLRNRRKQNAYPIVAVVGYTNAGKISLIKAFTEEKSLEPRNQLFATLGVTAHAGWLPCKLEVLFMDTVGFMADIPTGLILQEIERQILVVTGRQKLIIRVPMGGQEVAWLYKNAAVTETAADPRDSQRLLVGAVITEAKLQQFRHLFV; from the exons atcagctgaagtgactACTACGAGATATAAATACACTGACTCCAGTAAATACAAAGACTATAAAGGGAAATTTAAGAGTACCAACAGAGAGATCGCTGGTTCGACCGATGGAGCAGATTTAGATGAGTTCAGCTTGGACGATGCCGGCTACGACACCATTGCCAACAATGCCATGCGAGTGCAGAAAAGACTGCACAACGAACAAAACGTGTTTATCATCCAACCATACATAAAGTGGGGACCGAAAAAGTCTTCCAGCAAATCAGAACATCAACTTGCGGAGGCGGAAGCGTTGGTTCGTTCGATACCCAAATGGACAGTAGAGTACACCCTGAAAGTTCCGCTGGAATCGCTAGATAAAAAGCATCTTTTTGGCGTTGGGAAACTGGaagaaattaaaatgtgtttgcAAAACCTGCAAACTTCTGGAACGTTAATCACTTGTGTATTTGTCAGTAAGGGCACTTTGTATCTGGTGCAAAAGCAAATACTAGAAGAACATTTTAAACTTCCCGTAATGGACCGTTATTCTGTAGTAATACAGATTCTGCGCTTGCATGCCATAAGCACTGAAGCTAAACTGCAGGTTGCAATGGCCGAAATTCCATACATTTGGAATCAGATGAAGGATCAAGACTCTATCAGTACTAAAAGTCGTATTTATCTTACCGAATCACAAATGCACATGCTTAGCATCCGCGAAAGAAAGCTGAAAAATGAACTGGCATCTATTCGGTCGCATCGCGATTTGCTCCGCAATAGACGCAAACAGAACGCCTATCCAATTGTTGCTGTCGTGGGCTACACCAATGCCGGTAAAATCTCTCTGATTAAAGCCTTCACCGAGGAAAAATCTCTCGAACCGCGGAATCAGCTATTTGCCACGTTGGGTGTAACGGCTCATGCTGGCTGGCTTCCATGCAAGCTGGAAGTACTCTTTATGGACACCGTCGGTTTTATGGCGGATATCCCGACGGGACTGATC TTGCAAGAAATTGAGCGGCAAATTCTGGTCGTTACCGGTCGCCAAAAGCTTATTATACGCGTTCCTATGGGCGGCCAAGAGGTGGCTTGGCTATACAAGAATGCAGCTGTAACGGAAACGGCTGCGGATCCTCGGGATAGTCAGCGGCTGCTGGTCGGAGCGGTGATTACCGAAGCCAAACTACAACAGTTTCGGCATCTGTTTGTTTAG
- the LOC128735028 gene encoding protein odr-4 homolog: MVRSVVCESYLEEYLKSLSKKQGTSIGLLVGQPSSHGKDYIIYLNKIKDEGGADQENKILLDVDNQQVSQHALIETRILPGGFYVMGIFVIYPKNVFEDPILLKKVKTMLVDMRLTFSSNLLIQGNCDELDGGEKLVFFYSSSSNVFGCKSVALKSDNLSVKPCDWKFQDRPTKWYAMSTFFETDEVFVLRKNKTDDQYDTEGNLTDCVEKVGRQLEQSVVFFDGTPIDGKRLIEDVVKDKKDDPLLVHIYSPSLSQNDVTLRKIETFPGVLKFDGIVSSKVFVHAKNSVAEATAFIKADVVRSLMSRVQIHCDSLVQSEDSLTQDPIVLNELPRRIYYPIRAKSNQIQFSEYLLSEETKEVAIPHIRETLDLHLTPKELCATVEIVPEVKEEERHDAKECETGTADRAEGKLNLTLIGVLAASLVLIIAIIVFYLTK; this comes from the exons ATGGTGAGATCAGTGGTTTGTGAATCATATCTGGAGGAATACCTCAAGAGCCTGTCGAAAAAGCAAGGCACCAGCATTGGATTACTAGTTGGGCAG CCTTCCTCTCATGGTAAAGACTACATAATCTATCTGAATAAAATCAAGGATGAGGGCGGTGCCGACcaggaaaataaaatattgttgGACGTCGATAATCAGCAGGTTTCGCAGCATGCGCTCATTGAGACGCGTATCCTACCGGGTGGATTCTACGTAATGGGTATATTCGTAATCTACCCGAAGAACGTATTCGAAGATCCaattttgcttaaaaaagtgaaaacgatGCTCGTCGATATGCGACTTACTTTTAGCTCCAACCTGCTTATCCAGGGAAACTGCGATGAGTTAGATGGTGGGGAAAAGCTCGTATTCTTTTACTCCTCCAGTAGTAACGTATTTGGGTGTAAATCTGTTGCTCTCAAGTCGGACAATCTTTCGGTAAAGCCGTGCGACTGGAAGTTTCAGGATCGACCTACCAAATGGTACGCTATGAGTACATTCTTTGAAACCGATGAAGTATTTGTTCTGAGGAAAAACAAAACCGACGATCAGTATGACACTGAGGGAAACCTAACTGATTGCGTGGAAAAAGTAGGTCGCCAGTTAGAGCAAAGTGTAGTTTTTTTCGACGGAACACCGATTGATGGAAAACGGCTGATCGAAGACGTGGTCAAAGACAAGAAAGATGATCCCCTTCTAGTGCATATTTATTCGCCATCG CTATCACAAAACGACGTTACTTTGCGCAAAATCGAAACCTTTCCGGGTGTTTTAAAATTCGACGGCATCGTCAGTTCCAAGGTGTTTGTGCATGCTAAAAACAGCGTTGCTGAAGCGACCGCTTTTATCAAAGCCGACGTGGTACGTTCGCTAATGTCCCGCGTTCAGATTCACTGTGATTCTTTGGTTCAATCGGAGGATTCCCTTACGCAAGACCCTATCGTACTGAACGAGCTGCCCCGCCGAATTTACTATCCCATACGAGCTAAATCGAACCAGATTCAATTTAGCGAGTATCTTCTTAGCGAAGAGACGAAGGAGGTTGCTATTCCACACATTCGGGAAACGCTGGATTTGCACCTAACGCCCAAGGAGCTTTGCGCAACGGTTGAGATTGTGCCGGAAGTGAAAGAGGAAGAGCGGCACGATGCGAAGGAATGCGAGACGGGTACCGCGGATAGAGCCGAGGGAAAGCTTAATTTGACCTTGATTGGTGTTTTGGCCGCTAGCTTAGTGCTTATAATTGCTATCATTGTGTTCTATCTGACGAAGTGA
- the LOC128736483 gene encoding uncharacterized protein LOC128736483, translating to MERLEQNRIETLKSQQIHLKYYRRYVDDCFCIANTNHVAEILRTFNEYNDKLRFTIENELENKLKLLDMMIIRTNKHLEMSWMPKYVDGRYLDFSSESPFSHKANTAIALIDSAIKLSDGNNRPQAIRTAKSMLESNNYPGWFINRLTKQRTHKHYNSLSTVEKPQIKYASSTYIPGLSEKLGKILRKHDIQLAYKPKNKVKQNVYSKLKDPIAPGKQTNVIYSIPCGTDDGKVYIGQTGRKLEVRVAEHKNDTKKKDARTGLAQHTIHDGHLFKFDDTRIVARIDDQETRLTAEVFHIKVLGEDRTVNLQRECGNFNTAYDGLIPKLRRIQTKNNPTHGGSTQHRTDDTTE from the coding sequence ATGGAGAGGTTAGAACAAAATCGCATAGAAACACTGAAATCGCAACAAATACACTTGAAATACTACCGCCGTTACGTAGATGATTGCTTTTGCATTGCTAACACTAACCACGTTGCTGAGATCTTACGCACTTTCAATGAATACAATGACAAACTACGCTTTACTATTGAAAACGAGCTGGAAAACAAACTAAAGTTGCTAGACATGATGATCATAAGAACAAACAAACATTTAGAAATGTCCTGGATGCCGAAATATGTCGACGGGAGATACTTAGACTTCTCGTCCGAATCACCCTTTTCACATAAAGCAAACACGGCGATCGCACTAATAGATAGTGCGATTAAACTGTCCGACGGGAACAACCGTCCTCAGGCAATACGCACAGCTAAAAGTATGTTGGAATCAAATAATTACCCAGGATGGTTCATCAACCGGCTTACCAAGCAACGAACCCACAAACATTATAACAGCTTGAGCACTGTCGAAAAGCCTCAGATCAAATATGCATCCAGCACTTACATACCGGGACTCAGTGAAAAACTTGGCAAAATATTACGCAAGCATGACATCCAGCTTGCCTACAAACCTAAAAACAAAGTTAAACAGAACGTGTATAGCAAGCTGAAGGATCCTATCGCACCAGGGAAGCAGACAAACGTCATATACTCCATCCCGTGTGGTACTGACGACGGCAAAGTATACATCGGGCAGACAGGGAGGAAGTTGGAGGTGAGGGTAGCGGAACACAAGAACGACACTAAGAAGAAGGATGCTAGAACTGGACTAGCACAACACACTATCCATGATGGCCACCTCTTCAAATTTGACGACACCCGAATAGTTGCAAGAATCGACGACCAGGAGACCAGACTCACAGCAGAGGTATTTCACATTAAAGTGCTCGGTGAAGATAGAACGGTCAACCTGCAGCGTGAGTGTGGAAATTTCAACACAGCATACGACGGGTTAATACCAAAACTCCGTCgtatacaaacgaaaaacaacccAACCCACGGAGGATCAACACAACACAGAACCGATGATACCACGGAATAG